Below is a genomic region from Sorghum bicolor cultivar BTx623 chromosome 9, Sorghum_bicolor_NCBIv3, whole genome shotgun sequence.
GATGGCGCCAAAGCTGCGCGCTCACGAGGCGGCCTCTCGCCTTGCCGTCTACCGCGAGCCTTATTCCTGGCGAGCGTACGCTTGTGAACCCTCGCTTGTATATATGTGCATGCTGATATATGCTCTCCCCCGTGTACGCATCCGGGCCATGCATGCGTGCGTGGCTCTGTCCAGCTGGAAATCGTATGTGGAGAGTTTTTGTTCCTGTTCGTGGCAGAGCTAGCAGACGTATGTATGTGATGCTGCAACCTTTGTTTTCTTCTTGTATTCCATTATGTATGTATATGATGAGATGACATAATATATAGCTGATTGTAACACAATACATAAATATAACCTCTTCCCGCGTTTCTCTCTATAAGCTAAGTAGCTAGTTTGTGTGTTTACAAAAGTTAGGGTTGCTtaatcttttttttatataatcaTCAGTAGAACCAGTTAATCTTGATGTGTGCCAATGGGAAAGGTAATATTTAATCTTTCCTTTCATATAGAAAAGGTCGAAGAGATGATAATCTTTGATAAAAAGGGAGAGATAATTAATCTTCCAAGAGCTGGAAAGTTGGGGCTTTGCAGTGATCAATGCAGGTGATGTGGTGGCTCCCACCTCCCCTTGCCATATGCTTTGGTCATGGCATAAGCACTGATGCGCCAAGCATTGTCATATAGTAATGGGTAGAGAATGTAGGAGGCATTTGTTTAGGGGGAAACAATGAGGGGGGGAATTTGATGTTTTGTAACCATCCTGATTCGGTCAGGGGTCATGTGATGAAAAAGTACATTCCTTTGTACTTTCCttatgtgtgtatgtgtgcgtgTGTCTGTGTGAACCCCATTTGGTTACGGCATACAAGTTCCCTGCCCTTGCACACTGAGAGTTGGCCTATAATCTGGGTGTCCATCGGCGACTCTTAACTTTCCTCGTCTAATCAGgctttcatttatttatttcctCGATCTGTGCTTATTTTCTGCCTTGATTAATTGCGTACGCTCTACTAATATGGCAGATATATACTAGTATACGAACAACGGATGAGTTTTATATATAATTAAACCGTTAGAATTTTGAATTAGTGTTGTCTAGACAAAGACTGTAGGTCCAGAAAATCATTCCGTGTCGCTCGGAGTAAAAACATTAATTTTTGTTACAATATAATTGGTCAAAATTGAACTGTATCCGAAAAATGGTTGTACAATAAGTGCAGTCATTCATTAGCCTTTAAAGACTTCCGTGCATGTATAACCGCGTCACTCTCCTCCCGCGGCGCCGGAGGGGGGGGAGGGGGATGTCTTGTGCGGAGAAATGCCTATATATAGCTCTGCTCGGCTCGCCGTAGGTGACTCGTTCAACAAGGAGAAAGCAGAGAGAGGGCAACATCGATTAGAGATAGATACAGAGGGAAACTGGAGAGTCTTGAGGGTGATGGTTTCCAGGGAGCAGAAGCGAGGAGTTTTGCATGAGAAGCTGCAGATTCTCCGCAGCGTTACTCATTCTCATGCGGTAAtttccatcttcttctctttcgtATGTTGTTCATTCTTGTTGACGATTTCACATCCATCGACCTCTTGTTATGTATGTGAACATATATCCTCGTTTTTTTTTCCTGAAACAATACACATCGTCCTCTAGCTATCTAAGTGAAGGAATTTCAGCAAATTGCTATTACGGTTAACTATTTTTATGTCAGTTGTTGTTTTCTGTCACAAATGAGGCAATGATCATTTAAATCACTTCGTCAATTGAACATTTTCAGTCATTCATTTCTTTCATTCAATCGACATGATAACATCTTGCAGAATGACCACCATATATAGTAAACCACAGGTCCAAACATCCATTATGTCCGAACCAATAAACAGCCCAAACTATTGATCCCCGAAGAGATATGTGAAAACCACAAAGTGGTTTGTACAGAGTTGCTAATGATAGCATTTTTACTATTTATTAATCATTCATCTTTCAGTTCAGTTCAATAATGACCAAGAAACTGAAGTTATAGAACACATGTGTCATGCAGGGGGATAAAATGTCAATAATAGCGGACGCATCATTGTACATCAAAGATCTACAGCAGAAAATTGCGAAGCTAAACCAAGAGATTGCATCTGCACAACACGCCAATGTTTGCCAACCATTGGTGAGTGTTGGAGTCCTGGACAAGGGTTTCCTCATTAATGTGTTCATGGACAAGAGCTGCCCACCAGGACTACTTGCTTGTATCCTTGAGGCATTTGACGAGATTGGGCTCACAGTGCTTGAGGCTAGGGCTACATGTGCTGGTTCATTTCGTCTAGAAGCTGTAGGAGAGGTGCTAACGAAAAAATTACACTATAAGCAAATGCGTAGGCTCTAATTGCTGTTCAAATCCGATTTATATTTGTTTATTATTGAAATTCCAGGAAGAAGGTGAGGGCCTAATCGACGCACATGCAGTGGAGAAAGCAGTAGTTCAAGCAATCAAG
It encodes:
- the LOC8066771 gene encoding uncharacterized protein LOC8066771, with product MPIYSSARLAVGDSFNKEKAERGQHRLEIDTEGNWRVLRVMVSREQKRGVLHEKLQILRSVTHSHAGDKMSIIADASLYIKDLQQKIAKLNQEIASAQHANVCQPLVSVGVLDKGFLINVFMDKSCPPGLLACILEAFDEIGLTVLEARATCAGSFRLEAVGEEEGEGLIDAHAVEKAVVQAIKNCPTN